One segment of Haloplanus natans DSM 17983 DNA contains the following:
- a CDS encoding class I SAM-dependent methyltransferase — MLEYVTESGVSGGLVLDLGTKDGRKTANLDARVIGVDLDIDENAVETVTFVAGDGRQLPFRADSFDIVIADQIFEHVQDTEAVVSEIARVLNPDGRAYAAFPHRFAPTKPHGLPRWFSMPPLEWRHRIASRLWSGGREEYACHGNYPLTPLEARRIFEEHFGDVRHGTLSFRRECADRYVREGGPAATAFETVRPVIETVAETRLGGRVFESLWPHPEYVLREPV, encoded by the coding sequence ATGCTCGAATATGTGACTGAATCGGGTGTTTCTGGTGGCCTTGTTCTCGATCTCGGTACGAAGGACGGTCGAAAAACGGCGAATCTCGACGCCCGTGTGATCGGTGTTGATCTCGATATCGATGAGAACGCCGTCGAAACCGTCACATTCGTCGCCGGTGACGGTAGACAGCTCCCGTTCAGAGCGGATAGTTTCGATATCGTCATCGCCGACCAGATATTCGAACATGTTCAAGATACCGAAGCCGTCGTCTCCGAGATTGCGCGCGTCCTCAACCCAGATGGGCGGGCCTACGCCGCGTTTCCACACCGTTTTGCACCGACGAAGCCGCACGGGCTCCCGCGTTGGTTCTCGATGCCTCCCCTCGAGTGGCGTCATCGGATCGCGTCGCGCCTCTGGTCTGGTGGACGCGAAGAGTACGCTTGTCACGGAAATTACCCTCTGACGCCGTTAGAGGCCCGGCGGATATTCGAAGAGCACTTCGGCGATGTCCGCCACGGGACACTTTCCTTCCGCCGCGAGTGTGCCGATCGTTACGTTCGCGAAGGCGGGCCTGCGGCCACGGCATTCGAGACAGTCCGCCCGGTTATCGAGACGGTTGCGGAGACACGACTCGGTGGGCGCGTCTTCGAATCGCTTTGGCCGCATCCCGAGTACGTACTCCGAGAACCAGTGTAG
- the trpD gene encoding anthranilate phosphoribosyltransferase: MQDYIERVTDGEDLTGEEARDAARAVFEEATEAQIGALLTALRAKGETETEIAGFANGMRDAARTIAPDRSPLVDTCGTGGDDYDTINVSTTSAIVAAGAGVAVAKHGNYSVSSTSGSADVLEVAGVDVEAEPPAVEAAIERDGIGFMLAPVFHPAMKAVIGPRKELGMRTVFNVLGPLTNPAGANAQVVGVYDPDLVPVLARALAQMDVERAMVVHGSGMDEIALHDATTVAEVDGGEVTEYTLTPADMGLEEAPIEAVAGGDPEANAADLRGIVEGDVTGAKRDIILANAGAAIYVAGAADDLASGVDAAREAIDTGAAAAKLDDLRGV; this comes from the coding sequence ATGCAGGATTATATCGAACGCGTCACCGACGGCGAGGATTTGACCGGCGAGGAGGCACGGGACGCGGCCCGCGCCGTCTTCGAGGAAGCGACCGAGGCCCAGATCGGGGCGTTGCTGACGGCGCTTCGGGCGAAAGGGGAGACGGAGACGGAGATTGCGGGCTTCGCGAATGGCATGCGTGACGCGGCACGCACTATCGCTCCCGATCGGTCGCCGCTGGTCGACACCTGCGGTACCGGCGGCGACGACTACGACACGATCAACGTCTCGACGACGAGCGCCATCGTCGCCGCCGGCGCGGGCGTCGCCGTCGCCAAACACGGCAACTACTCCGTCTCCTCTACGTCGGGGAGTGCGGACGTACTGGAGGTGGCGGGCGTGGACGTCGAAGCCGAACCGCCCGCCGTGGAGGCGGCCATCGAGCGTGACGGCATCGGCTTCATGCTCGCTCCGGTCTTCCACCCGGCGATGAAGGCCGTCATCGGTCCCCGGAAAGAACTCGGAATGCGGACGGTGTTCAACGTGCTCGGGCCGCTGACCAACCCCGCCGGCGCGAACGCGCAGGTGGTCGGCGTCTACGACCCCGACCTCGTGCCGGTCCTCGCCCGTGCGCTCGCCCAGATGGACGTCGAGCGGGCGATGGTCGTTCACGGCTCCGGCATGGACGAAATCGCCCTCCACGACGCGACGACCGTCGCCGAGGTGGACGGCGGCGAGGTGACCGAGTACACGCTGACGCCCGCGGACATGGGCCTAGAGGAAGCGCCTATCGAGGCCGTCGCGGGCGGCGATCCCGAGGCGAACGCGGCGGATCTCCGGGGCATCGTCGAGGGCGACGTGACGGGTGCGAAACGCGACATCATCCTCGCGAACGCGGGTGCGGCCATCTACGTCGCCGGCGCGGCCGACGACCTCGCGTCGGGCGTCGACGCCGCCCGCGAGGCCATCGACACCGGCGCCGCCGCCGCGAAACTCGACGACCTGCGGGGTGTCTGA
- a CDS encoding phosphoribosylanthranilate isomerase produces the protein MVRSKVCGVTNEADLRAVADAGADAVGIITEVSVETPREVPPEHAADLVAAAPPFLSTVLVSMPDTATRAVELAGAVAPDAVQLHGDFDGEEIRYVRREARADVIVALDAAANRVREYDGVADAILLDSTTESGAGGTGETHDWNAARALVDHLSTPVVLAGGLTPENVADAVRTVDPYAVDVSSGVERSGGEKDHDAVASFVRNAALEVSA, from the coding sequence ATGGTCCGGTCGAAGGTCTGTGGCGTGACGAACGAGGCCGATCTGCGAGCGGTGGCCGACGCCGGCGCCGACGCCGTCGGCATCATCACCGAGGTGTCGGTCGAGACGCCCCGCGAGGTGCCGCCGGAGCACGCGGCCGACCTCGTGGCCGCTGCGCCCCCTTTCCTCTCGACCGTCCTGGTGTCGATGCCCGACACTGCGACGCGTGCGGTCGAACTCGCGGGCGCCGTCGCGCCCGACGCCGTCCAACTCCACGGCGACTTCGACGGCGAGGAGATCAGGTACGTCCGGCGCGAGGCGCGCGCGGACGTGATCGTCGCCCTCGACGCCGCCGCCAACCGCGTCCGCGAGTACGACGGCGTCGCCGACGCCATCCTGCTCGACTCGACGACCGAGTCCGGTGCGGGCGGGACCGGCGAGACCCACGATTGGAACGCCGCCCGCGCCCTCGTCGACCACCTGTCGACGCCGGTCGTCCTCGCCGGCGGGCTGACGCCGGAGAACGTCGCCGACGCGGTGCGGACGGTCGATCCCTACGCGGTCGACGTCTCCAGCGGCGTCGAGCGAAGCGGCGGGGAGAAAGACCACGACGCGGTCGCGTCGTTCGTTCGAAACGCGGCGCTGGAGGTGTCGGCATGA
- the trpE gene encoding anthranilate synthase component I encodes MTPDRDRDAFVGPLDRAEPVIAHLAVTLDVESTPLSAYAALDDDSDYGFLLESAEKTPSSDPEGAFTADGEGADRHARYSFVGYDPEAVVSVTGSETTVESLGGPAANLVAEAAGTVDPDADVLDALRTAFPDLDRVGFPDIDRQHLDGGLVGFLAYDAVYDLWLDEVGVDRPEPIVPDAEFVLTTRTIAFDHAAETVELVFTPVVDPDADPGAVYDALLDEAADVEETLAAAGDPEPGGFVRAGETVGPREEYEDAVRKAKAHVLDGDIYQGVISRKRELTGEIDPLGLYASLREVNPSPYMYLLRHGDRSIVGASPETLVSVQGERVVSNPIAGTCPRGTSPVEDRRLAGEMLADGKERAEHTMLVDLARNDVRRVSEPGSVRVEEFMNVLKYSHVQHIESTVTGRLATGSDPGAGGERSPPFDAFDATRATFPAGTLTGAPKVRAMEIIDQLERDPRGVYGGGVGYYSWSGDAEFAIVIRTATVESGDPDRVTVQAGAGIVADSDPASEYEETEQKMGGVLDAIERIESAPEPEARR; translated from the coding sequence GTGACGCCGGATCGCGACCGCGACGCGTTCGTCGGCCCCCTCGACCGGGCGGAGCCGGTGATCGCTCATCTCGCCGTCACGCTCGATGTCGAGTCGACGCCGCTCTCGGCGTACGCCGCCCTCGACGACGACAGCGACTACGGCTTCCTGCTGGAGAGCGCGGAGAAGACGCCCTCCAGCGACCCCGAGGGCGCGTTCACCGCGGACGGCGAGGGTGCCGACCGCCACGCCCGCTACTCCTTCGTCGGTTACGATCCAGAGGCCGTCGTCTCGGTGACGGGAAGCGAGACGACCGTCGAATCGCTCGGCGGTCCGGCCGCGAACCTGGTGGCCGAAGCGGCCGGCACCGTCGACCCCGACGCCGACGTTCTCGACGCCCTGCGGACCGCTTTCCCCGATCTGGACCGGGTCGGGTTCCCCGACATCGACCGCCAACACCTCGACGGCGGTCTGGTCGGCTTCCTCGCCTACGACGCCGTCTACGACCTCTGGCTCGACGAGGTGGGGGTCGACCGTCCCGAACCGATCGTCCCCGACGCGGAGTTCGTCCTCACAACACGAACCATCGCGTTCGACCACGCCGCGGAAACGGTCGAACTCGTCTTCACGCCCGTCGTCGATCCGGACGCCGACCCCGGAGCGGTGTACGACGCCCTCCTCGACGAGGCGGCGGACGTAGAGGAGACGCTCGCTGCGGCCGGCGACCCCGAACCCGGCGGCTTCGTCCGCGCCGGCGAGACGGTCGGCCCCCGCGAGGAGTACGAGGACGCGGTGCGGAAGGCGAAAGCGCACGTCCTCGACGGCGACATCTACCAGGGCGTCATCTCGCGGAAGCGCGAACTCACGGGCGAGATCGATCCGCTCGGCCTCTACGCGTCGCTTCGCGAGGTCAACCCCTCGCCGTATATGTACCTCCTGCGCCACGGCGACCGCTCCATCGTCGGCGCCAGCCCCGAGACGCTGGTGTCGGTGCAGGGCGAGCGCGTCGTCTCGAACCCCATCGCGGGCACCTGTCCGCGGGGTACCAGCCCGGTCGAGGATCGCCGCCTCGCGGGCGAGATGCTCGCCGACGGAAAGGAACGGGCCGAACACACGATGCTGGTCGATCTGGCCCGCAACGACGTGCGCCGGGTGTCGGAGCCCGGATCGGTCCGTGTCGAGGAGTTCATGAACGTGCTGAAATACTCCCACGTCCAGCACATCGAGTCGACGGTGACGGGGCGACTGGCGACGGGATCGGATCCCGGTGCCGGCGGCGAGCGCTCGCCCCCCTTCGACGCCTTCGACGCCACGCGCGCGACGTTCCCGGCGGGAACGCTCACCGGCGCCCCGAAGGTGCGGGCGATGGAGATCATCGACCAGTTGGAGCGGGACCCCCGAGGCGTCTACGGCGGCGGCGTCGGCTACTACTCGTGGTCCGGCGACGCCGAGTTCGCTATCGTCATCCGGACGGCGACGGTGGAATCCGGCGATCCGGACCGGGTTACCGTGCAGGCGGGTGCGGGCATCGTCGCCGACAGCGACCCCGCGAGCGAGTACGAGGAGACCGAACAGAAGATGGGTGGCGTGTTGGACGCCATCGAGCGCATCGAATCGGCCCCCGAACCGGAGGCTCGCCGATGA
- the trpG gene encoding anthranilate synthase component II — MKVLVIDNFDSFTYNLVEYISEHPDPVTGDPIAVEVLKNTATLDEVRAVAPDAIVISPGPGHPKNDRDVGVTNAVLREVSASIPTLGVCLGLEAAVYAYGGTVGHAPEPIHGKAYPVDHDGEGVFAGLDEGFQAGRYHSLVATEIPDPFEVTATTAHDGTDLVMGIRHREYPIECVQFHPESVLTAAGHDVIDNFLRAARVPDAA, encoded by the coding sequence ATGAAGGTCCTCGTAATCGACAACTTCGACTCCTTCACCTACAACCTCGTCGAGTACATCTCGGAGCATCCCGACCCCGTGACCGGCGACCCCATCGCCGTCGAGGTGCTGAAAAACACCGCGACGCTGGACGAGGTGCGGGCCGTCGCCCCCGACGCCATCGTCATCAGCCCCGGGCCGGGGCATCCGAAAAACGACCGCGACGTGGGCGTGACCAACGCCGTCCTCCGCGAGGTCAGCGCGTCGATTCCGACCCTCGGGGTCTGTCTCGGCCTCGAAGCGGCCGTCTACGCCTACGGCGGCACCGTAGGCCACGCGCCCGAACCCATCCACGGCAAGGCCTACCCCGTCGACCACGACGGCGAGGGGGTCTTTGCCGGCCTCGACGAGGGGTTTCAGGCCGGGCGCTACCACTCCCTCGTCGCCACCGAGATACCCGACCCCTTCGAGGTGACCGCGACCACCGCCCACGACGGGACGGACCTCGTCATGGGCATCCGCCACCGCGAATACCCCATCGAATGCGTGCAGTTCCACCCCGAGAGCGTGCTGACAGCTGCCGGCCACGACGTCATCGACAACTTCCTGCGCGCGGCACGGGTGCCGGACGCGGCCTAA
- a CDS encoding HVO_2523 family zinc finger protein, translating into MWCVYKSMSARCPRCETAMSRRHCKYVCPNHGVVYDCSDTFW; encoded by the coding sequence ATGTGGTGTGTATATAAGAGTATGTCTGCTCGGTGTCCCCGTTGCGAGACGGCGATGTCTCGCCGTCACTGCAAGTACGTCTGTCCGAACCACGGGGTCGTCTACGACTGCAGCGATACGTTCTGGTGA
- a CDS encoding phytoene/squalene synthase family protein — translation MVSDDGVARGKEIQRRTGKTFHLATRLLPERVRESTYVLYAFFRVADEVVDDAEGVPPAEQRAELERLRAAALGEEPTDDPVLDAFADLRETHDIPETDVNTFVDAMLTDVTKSRYETFEELRAYMDGSAAAVGRMMTAVMDPDDPERALPHATALGEAFQLSNFLRDVREDIVERDRIYLPQETLDEYGVNESDLRNFEVTDEFREAMERELRRTEALYREGVAGIEYLPDDCQFPVLVAAVLYADHHRLIRGRDYDVLSATPSIGTARKLALVARTRWHWLWNRDPETVFMRVSCVPEMSGDLDPERGRDPNRGVGRRLLRGAVEGLRRLT, via the coding sequence ATGGTGAGCGACGACGGCGTCGCCCGCGGGAAAGAGATTCAGCGGCGCACGGGGAAGACGTTCCACCTCGCCACCCGGCTCCTTCCCGAACGGGTCCGTGAGTCGACGTACGTCCTCTATGCCTTCTTCCGAGTGGCCGACGAAGTGGTCGACGACGCCGAGGGCGTCCCGCCCGCGGAACAGCGGGCGGAGCTCGAACGCCTGCGTGCGGCAGCACTCGGCGAGGAACCGACCGACGATCCGGTGCTCGACGCCTTCGCCGACCTTCGTGAGACCCACGATATCCCCGAGACTGACGTGAACACGTTCGTCGACGCGATGTTGACCGATGTGACCAAGAGCCGCTACGAGACGTTCGAGGAACTCCGGGCGTACATGGACGGCTCGGCGGCCGCGGTCGGGCGGATGATGACTGCGGTGATGGACCCCGACGATCCGGAGCGTGCGCTCCCGCACGCGACGGCACTCGGCGAGGCGTTCCAGCTCTCGAATTTCCTTCGCGACGTGCGCGAGGACATCGTCGAACGCGACCGGATTTACCTCCCCCAGGAGACGCTCGACGAGTACGGCGTCAACGAGTCCGACCTCCGGAACTTCGAGGTGACCGACGAGTTCCGCGAGGCGATGGAGCGGGAACTCCGGCGGACGGAAGCGCTCTACCGCGAGGGCGTCGCGGGCATCGAGTATCTCCCCGACGACTGCCAGTTCCCGGTGCTGGTCGCCGCCGTCCTCTACGCCGACCACCACCGGCTGATCCGTGGGCGCGACTACGACGTGCTCTCCGCGACCCCGTCCATCGGCACGGCCCGGAAACTCGCGCTCGTCGCCCGGACGCGCTGGCACTGGCTCTGGAACCGCGACCCCGAAACCGTCTTCATGCGGGTGAGCTGCGTCCCCGAGATGTCCGGTGATCTGGACCCCGAGCGCGGACGCGACCCGAACCGTGGGGTCGGTCGTCGCCTCCTGCGTGGCGCGGTCGAGGGGCTCCGGCGGCTGACCTAG
- the cruF gene encoding bisanhydrobacterioruberin hydratase, which yields MANGSDGDGGAGTGTVGAPATTRRDARTEMQARLDALIRENRFTVAVVFPVVGAVLLVASAEGVVPPPFAFDPLLILLGTLVMRSPLLVGIAPLIDRKAAVGIAGLAGYAYAIEFVGLRTGWPYGEFHYAIDLGPTVAGVPVGLPVFFLPLVCNAYLLCLLLLGPRARAASVRLPTVIGTVVAMDLVLDPGAVALGFWTYPAGGAVYGVPLSNFVGWVLSATVTVLVLDAVLDRSALLDRLKACEFALDDLVSFVLLWSAVNVYFGNWGAAAVGGLFALGLVRTARFDVPTRPRWL from the coding sequence ATGGCTAACGGGAGCGACGGCGACGGCGGGGCGGGGACGGGCACCGTCGGGGCGCCCGCGACCACCCGCCGCGACGCCCGGACCGAGATGCAGGCCCGCCTCGACGCCCTGATCCGCGAGAATCGGTTCACCGTCGCCGTCGTCTTCCCCGTCGTCGGTGCCGTCCTCCTCGTCGCGAGCGCGGAGGGAGTCGTCCCCCCACCGTTCGCGTTCGACCCTCTGCTCATCCTGCTCGGGACGCTCGTCATGCGCTCGCCGCTACTGGTGGGCATCGCGCCGCTGATCGACCGCAAGGCTGCGGTCGGTATCGCCGGCCTCGCCGGCTACGCCTACGCCATCGAGTTCGTCGGGCTGCGGACCGGGTGGCCCTACGGCGAGTTCCACTACGCCATCGACCTCGGCCCGACAGTCGCGGGCGTCCCCGTTGGCCTGCCCGTCTTCTTCCTGCCGCTGGTCTGTAACGCCTACCTGCTCTGTCTGCTCCTCCTCGGCCCGCGGGCGCGGGCGGCGAGCGTCCGACTCCCGACCGTCATCGGCACCGTCGTGGCGATGGATCTGGTCCTCGACCCCGGCGCCGTGGCGCTTGGCTTCTGGACCTACCCCGCCGGCGGCGCCGTCTACGGCGTCCCGCTCTCGAACTTCGTGGGGTGGGTGTTATCGGCGACGGTGACCGTACTCGTCCTCGACGCCGTCCTCGACCGGTCGGCACTGCTCGACCGACTGAAGGCCTGCGAGTTCGCGCTCGACGATCTGGTGAGTTTCGTTCTGCTCTGGAGCGCGGTCAACGTCTACTTCGGCAACTGGGGGGCGGCGGCGGTCGGCGGCCTGTTCGCGCTCGGACTGGTTCGGACGGCGCGGTTCGACGTGCCGACCCGGCCGCGCTGGCTCTAG
- a CDS encoding prenyltransferase, whose translation MTAAAARYLVKLSRPRFWLYLAGPVAVGVVYGAASTADLFTPTTLTLFAYFLLPANVLLYGVNDVFDADVDVENPKKEGREVRYGGNRLVPVAVGVNGLLVLAPTALTPPLAWPWLAGFLALGVAYSAPPFRLKVHPPLDSLSNGLYVLPGAAAYAAVAGAHPPLLAVVGGWLWTMAMHTFSAIPDIEPDRRAGIETTATALGEGATYAYCAACWALAAVAFGLLDVRLGVLIGLYPVGVVLVARSSVAADRAYWWFPAVNTVVGALITMGGLWGLVHG comes from the coding sequence ATGACGGCGGCCGCGGCGCGGTATCTGGTGAAGCTGTCGCGCCCGCGGTTCTGGCTCTACCTCGCCGGTCCCGTCGCCGTCGGCGTCGTCTACGGCGCGGCGTCGACGGCCGACCTCTTTACCCCGACCACGCTCACCCTCTTTGCGTACTTCCTCCTCCCCGCGAACGTCCTCCTGTACGGCGTCAACGACGTGTTCGACGCCGACGTGGACGTGGAGAACCCCAAAAAGGAGGGCCGGGAAGTGCGCTACGGCGGGAACCGACTCGTCCCCGTCGCCGTCGGCGTCAACGGCCTCCTCGTCCTCGCACCGACGGCGCTGACGCCGCCGCTCGCGTGGCCGTGGCTCGCCGGCTTCCTCGCACTCGGGGTGGCCTACAGCGCGCCGCCGTTCCGGCTGAAGGTCCACCCGCCGCTCGACTCCCTCTCGAACGGGCTGTACGTCCTGCCCGGCGCCGCGGCCTACGCGGCCGTCGCCGGCGCCCACCCACCACTCCTCGCCGTCGTCGGCGGGTGGCTGTGGACGATGGCGATGCACACCTTCTCCGCGATTCCCGACATCGAACCGGACCGCCGGGCGGGCATCGAGACGACGGCTACGGCGCTCGGCGAGGGGGCGACCTACGCCTACTGCGCGGCCTGCTGGGCGCTCGCCGCCGTCGCTTTCGGCCTGCTCGACGTTCGGCTCGGCGTCCTCATCGGTCTGTACCCCGTCGGCGTCGTCCTCGTTGCCCGGTCGTCGGTGGCAGCCGACCGGGCGTACTGGTGGTTCCCCGCCGTCAACACCGTCGTCGGCGCGCTCATCACGATGGGCGGCCTCTGGGGGCTCGTCCATGGCTAA
- a CDS encoding phytoene desaturase family protein, protein MNGTPSTGAADGRSVVVVGSGFGGLSTACYLADAGADVTVLEKNEQLGGRASRLHADGFRFDMGPSWYLMPDVFEDFFGDFDRRPEQYYGLERLDPHYRIFFKDGDRVDLLPEFDANRELFESYEPGAGEALQAYLDQAEYTYDVGMEHFVYEDRARLRDFVDPDVLRYANGLSLLGTMQEHVEDYFDHPKLQQIVQYSLVFLGGAPSNTPALYNLMSHVDFNLGVYYPEEGMGGVVDGVVAMAEELGVTFHTDHSVSEIRGREGGFAVRTEDGREFFPDEVVSDADYAHTEQELLVPEDRQYDADYWDSRTYAPSAFLLYLGVEGDVDPLAHHTLVLPTDWDAHFDTIFGDDPSWPEEPAYYLCVPSETDDTVAPEGYSNLFALVPIAPGLDDGPDRREQFRDLLLDDIAEHTGVDIRDRIVFEESFSVSEFADRYNSTQGTALGLAHTLRQTSLLRPPHASTEVDGLYFTGSYTTPGIGVPMCLISGRLTAERMAKERR, encoded by the coding sequence ATGAACGGTACTCCGTCGACGGGGGCGGCCGACGGACGGTCGGTCGTCGTTGTCGGCAGCGGGTTCGGCGGCCTCTCGACGGCCTGCTATCTCGCCGACGCTGGCGCTGACGTGACCGTCCTGGAAAAAAACGAACAGCTCGGCGGCCGGGCCAGTCGCCTCCACGCCGACGGCTTCCGGTTCGATATGGGGCCCTCCTGGTATCTCATGCCCGACGTGTTCGAGGACTTCTTCGGCGACTTCGACCGGCGCCCCGAGCAGTACTACGGCCTCGAACGCCTCGACCCCCACTACCGCATCTTCTTCAAGGACGGCGACCGGGTCGATCTACTGCCGGAGTTCGACGCCAACCGCGAACTGTTCGAGTCCTACGAACCCGGCGCCGGTGAGGCGCTACAGGCGTATCTGGATCAGGCCGAATACACCTACGACGTGGGAATGGAGCATTTCGTCTACGAGGACCGCGCCCGCCTGCGCGACTTCGTCGACCCCGACGTCCTCCGGTACGCCAACGGCCTCTCCCTGCTCGGGACGATGCAAGAGCACGTCGAGGACTACTTCGACCACCCCAAGCTACAACAGATCGTCCAGTACTCCCTCGTGTTCCTGGGCGGCGCGCCGTCGAACACGCCCGCTCTCTACAACCTGATGAGCCACGTCGACTTCAACCTCGGCGTCTACTACCCCGAGGAGGGGATGGGCGGCGTCGTCGACGGTGTCGTCGCGATGGCCGAGGAACTCGGCGTCACGTTCCACACGGACCACTCGGTCTCGGAGATCAGGGGACGGGAGGGCGGCTTCGCCGTCCGTACCGAGGACGGCCGCGAGTTCTTCCCCGACGAGGTGGTCTCCGATGCCGACTACGCCCACACCGAACAGGAACTCCTCGTCCCCGAGGACCGCCAGTACGACGCCGACTACTGGGACTCACGCACCTACGCGCCCTCCGCCTTCCTCCTCTATCTCGGTGTCGAGGGTGACGTGGACCCGCTGGCCCACCACACGCTCGTCCTCCCGACCGACTGGGACGCCCACTTCGACACCATCTTCGGCGACGACCCATCGTGGCCCGAGGAGCCGGCGTACTACCTCTGTGTCCCCTCCGAGACGGACGACACCGTCGCCCCCGAGGGCTACAGCAACCTCTTTGCCCTCGTGCCCATCGCCCCCGGCCTCGACGACGGGCCGGACCGCCGCGAGCAGTTCCGTGACCTGTTGCTCGACGACATCGCCGAACACACCGGCGTCGACATCCGGGACCGCATCGTCTTCGAGGAGTCCTTCTCGGTCTCCGAGTTCGCCGACCGGTACAACAGCACGCAGGGGACGGCGCTCGGCCTCGCACACACGCTCCGCCAGACTTCGCTGCTCCGGCCGCCCCACGCCTCGACCGAGGTAGATGGCCTCTACTTCACCGGCTCCTATACGACGCCCGGTATCGGCGTGCCGATGTGTCTCATCAGCGGCCGCCTGACGGCCGAGCGGATGGCGAAAGAGCGACGATGA
- a CDS encoding FAD-dependent oxidoreductase, whose product MTGDPFVVVGGDAAGLSAASKFRREADRDVIVFEKGRWISYAHCGTPYFVEGSVERLTDLLSLSPPAAEERGIDLRRGHEVVSVSPADRTVTVHADGERFDQPYAELLVATGASAAAGPFDTALDGAFTLHGLDDAAAIDAYVAAPEEYDRDRLGDGPVDADRVDHNVALDPPERAAVVGGGYVGVEMTEALVARGVEVHLYQRSDRLLPPFGAAAGERVESTLEAQGVTVHTGTSVEELVGEGRIDALRVDGGTRPVDMAVVGIGIEPNATLLDGTGVDRGPNGAIRTDDYGRTNLPAVYAAGDVATARHAVTGEETWVPLGLTANRAGRAIGSTVAGDPTPVGDVAGTAVVKAFDLECGRVGLLAEAAADAGFDPVGETITAGSRSGYYPGGDETVVTLVADRTSGRVLGGAIAGEDRAAVRIDTLATAIEADLTVAELERLDLAYAPPFSPVWDPVLVAAKVLNGRL is encoded by the coding sequence ATGACAGGCGACCCGTTCGTCGTTGTCGGTGGCGACGCCGCCGGCCTGAGTGCAGCGAGCAAGTTCCGCCGCGAGGCCGACCGGGACGTGATCGTCTTCGAGAAAGGGCGGTGGATCTCCTATGCCCACTGCGGGACGCCCTACTTCGTCGAGGGGTCGGTCGAGCGGCTGACGGACCTGCTCTCGCTCTCGCCCCCCGCGGCCGAGGAGCGGGGTATCGACCTGCGCCGTGGCCACGAAGTCGTGTCGGTCTCGCCCGCGGATCGCACTGTTACCGTCCACGCCGACGGCGAGCGCTTCGATCAGCCCTACGCCGAGTTGCTCGTCGCGACGGGCGCGAGCGCCGCAGCCGGGCCGTTCGACACCGCACTCGACGGCGCCTTCACCCTCCACGGCCTCGACGACGCCGCGGCCATCGACGCCTACGTCGCGGCGCCGGAGGAGTACGACCGTGACCGCCTCGGCGACGGCCCGGTCGACGCCGACCGCGTCGACCACAACGTCGCGCTCGACCCACCGGAGCGGGCGGCCGTCGTCGGCGGCGGCTACGTCGGCGTCGAGATGACCGAGGCGCTCGTCGCCCGCGGCGTCGAGGTCCACCTCTACCAGCGCTCCGATCGCCTCCTCCCGCCGTTCGGCGCGGCGGCCGGCGAACGGGTCGAATCGACCCTCGAAGCGCAGGGCGTCACGGTCCACACCGGGACGAGCGTCGAGGAACTCGTCGGCGAGGGTCGGATCGACGCCCTGCGCGTCGACGGCGGGACGCGCCCGGTCGACATGGCGGTCGTCGGCATCGGTATCGAACCGAACGCGACCCTCCTCGACGGGACGGGCGTCGACCGGGGGCCGAACGGCGCGATCCGAACCGACGACTACGGGCGGACGAACCTCCCGGCCGTCTACGCCGCGGGCGACGTGGCGACGGCGCGCCACGCGGTGACGGGCGAGGAGACGTGGGTCCCCCTCGGGCTGACGGCGAACCGCGCGGGCCGGGCCATCGGCTCGACGGTCGCCGGCGATCCGACGCCCGTCGGGGACGTGGCCGGGACGGCGGTCGTGAAGGCTTTCGACCTCGAATGCGGACGTGTCGGGCTCCTCGCCGAGGCGGCGGCCGACGCCGGCTTCGACCCCGTGGGCGAGACGATCACCGCGGGGTCGCGCTCGGGTTACTACCCCGGCGGCGACGAGACGGTGGTCACGCTCGTCGCCGACCGCACGAGCGGGCGGGTCCTCGGCGGTGCCATCGCCGGCGAAGACCGCGCGGCCGTTCGGATCGACACGCTCGCGACGGCCATCGAGGCCGACCTGACCGTCGCCGAACTCGAACGCCTCGACCTGGCGTACGCGCCACCGTTCAGCCCCGTCTGGGACCCCGTCCTCGTCGCGGCGAAGGTGCTGAACGGACGGCTGTGA